In the Arachis ipaensis cultivar K30076 chromosome B04, Araip1.1, whole genome shotgun sequence genome, GGCCTTCAAGAATGGCTTCAACATGTGCTGATTCATCAATTTGAGCTCCTACTGACACTAATGCATCCACagttttctttatttctaacAAGTAATTTGCCATTGTACCTTCTTTCTTTGTGTTGCTGAGCTTTGCTCTCAATTCCCTGCTTTCATTTTTCATTTGTGCAGCGAAAAAGTCCTGAAGTCTCTGCCAGATCTGATGAGAGGTTGTACATCCTACCATTCTTGCTGCAAATGACGGAGTCATTGAGGCTAGGAGCCAGGTTTTCAAGAAAGAATCTTGCCTCTTCCAGATCTTGAATTCTGCAGTTACTATGCCATTTCTTTTATCTTCTTCTGATCGAAATTGTGTTGGAACATTCACTCCATTGATGAAATCCACAAGCTCATGAGCTTTGATGGAGGCTTCAGCTTGATCCTTCCAAGGAAAATAGTTTTCCTCATCTAACTTGATTGAAATCGGAATTGAAAAATTGTTCACCACTGCTGCTGGTTGATTTATTGCAATGCTTCCACTTACTGGTGGTGGAATAGCCATGGCTTGAGACGTTTCTGCCATTGAACCctagagctctgataccatgaaatGGTATCGGTAACTCAGAGTgttgtgtgtgagagagagagagatgaagcTTAGATGAATGAATAAGAGAATGAGAATGTGATTATTGTGTAGCAGTTACAGCTGATAAGAGTTTATATACATATGTTGAGACACGTGACTTGCTGCACCTGTTACCACTAATTAGTTGCTAACTAATTGCTAAGTGACTCTAACAAACTTCTGTTATTCTGTTCTATTATCCTGTTAGGAGGAAATAAATTGACATCTTTTGGAGAGAAAATGGAGGAAGAGAAGGTACAGCATATAAAAGATGAAGAATTGGAGTTCGGGTGgtgaaaagagagagagagaatggtaACAGTTCTTGTTGCAAAATGCGAAGTTTTTTAATCATAATTTTAGAGTAATTTACATCAGTCTcctaaatttttaatattaaatattttaatcttttaaatataatttttttaatttcatttttattaaataatataattttcttaattaacattaaaaatacattaaatttaaattttttaaaaattagtatcCAATTTTAAAAGTTTTAGTAATTAATCAAGATAATTACTCataattttatgaaaataaattttttatttttaatttgaagaaAACACCGCATGGTAACCGTTGAACTAGAATTTTTGCTAATTCACGCTTTTGGGTTTGGTGGGTCGGCCATGAGCTTTGTGTGTGCGTGGAGTTCACGCTTCATAAAACTCATGCTTGCTTTCCAACACacaggtagcgtttggtggagagacagagacggaaagactgagactgagagacagagactaagataCAGGGGTGTAAAAtgagagacaggaattgaaacaagaataaaactctaatctaatttgtacaaagggtaaaattagaattaattaattgaaatgaaagtattttaggtataaaattttattaaagtttcagtctccatctctaaaaatttcaatcccctgtgtccctactttttggaggtactgaaatactgaaattttagagatagagacagaaattttagtaccagtctctaaactaacaaacacgatactgagacTGAGtatcagtctctcagtctctgtctcagtacctcaaaacaaacgctaccctAGTAAATAGCcaaaatcgtccctaaaagaTACCCCGATCTCTATTTTGGTCctcgaaagataaagttaatcgaAATCGTCCTTGAAGagaactaatttgattaatttttaaaatttcagggatgaaaatgacttacgtttgaactttcaaggactattttgattataaataactcttttacatgtcaagtgccacgtggtatgccacgtgtcactgatctgacacgtggcatgccaggTGTCACTAagctgacacgtcaaccaatcatcttgtgacacgtgacATTAGCCCTctacgtcatcatccaactgacggaaggactaacgtgactaatcgtgtatctttcggggacgattttgattaactttattTTTTGAAGACCAAAATGGAGATCGAAATATCTTTTAGGGATGATTTTAGCTATTTACTTAACACACTAACTCACCTTCTAACATCTTTTTCACACAATTTCAtgaaaaaactattttttaaagtaaaataactaaatattttatcaacacaaaaactcaattattgctatattttattataaatataattatataaattattctGTATTCACATATAAATAATCAATTTGTGTGCAATCTTTCTATCATTCTTTGCCTACATAACATGATCCTAAAATATTATTGTTTGTCTCCTAGTAAGTACAAAATATCTCCGTATTTAACTCTTAAGTCTTAATAACAAAAGTAACAATATctaaatttatcttttaattattttcaaagtGGCCCCAAATAAAAAAGGAACAGGTCGTACACTATTTTATCGATTCAAAGATACATCACGTTGTTGTACGGTTTTGTGGTCCAGCCTCCCACTTGCACTAGTCATTTGACTCATTTTCTATTGAAAAGGAAGAAATCAAAATAGATAGAAAAATGATGTAAACATGCTTTAGTTTGAATACTTTTATGGAATAAAACTTTCACggtataatttatttatatactacCATATTAGTTGTTATagttattttcaattttattatgTAAAGGTTATTCAAAAACAACTATCTGATTCAATACCTCATCAACAGTTTTCAGCATCAACAACAGCAGTTCCAGATCTGCAAAGGGAGCTTCAGATTCAAGAAACGACCTCCCTGAATGCTGGATCGCGACCTCTGAACGCCAGCGATCGTACGTGGTGGGAAACAGCACCCGTTGCGGAGGACAACGACGTCCACATCGACAGAACCGCTCGGAGCAGCGGTGGCAGGCTAAGCATGGCCAGCAGTGGCGCCGAGGACGGCGCCGTCTCGAAGGGGAAGGTGGATGATACAGATCTATTGGATCGGGAACCGACACCAAAGCCGCCTTGCAGGTTTACGGACGCTGTGGTCAGAGGCGGAGCAGCTGCAAGAAAGCCCGCACCAGAACCAAGACCGCGGAAGATGAACGACGCGGTGGTAGCAAGCGGCGCCTCCGCGAAGGGAAAGCTCGTGAAGGTTAGAGAAAAGACAAAGTGTAGCCATGAATGCAAATCGAGAAAAAAAAAGCAGTTTTGTATAACTCTAATATAAATAACCtatgtcttttttaaaaataaataaattcaaaatctatttataatatgttctttaaaatatttttaatataacatttattaaaatatactatatagtataaaTAATCTACCTCTCCGCGCCGCATTGCGCGGTCTCATTCTAGTTGattcttagaacagaaatagtgAAAGCAGACCTTGCCGCAAAATCTCTGACAAGTGCGGGAGGAGAAACAATCAGTTATCAGATTTTGTTGATTGCAACTGGCTCAGCTGTAAGGATCCTTGAGGATGTTGAATGAAATGTATAACTCGTATCTAAAAAACAATGAGAGTGAAAATTTAAAGAGTCCTTTCTTATTCTACGGTTAGTTAGATTTTGAATTGAGAATGAGATGAATTGTATCTAATTTAGGTGAAAGAGTATGCGAGTTAGTTAGAAATCTTTTAAACTAAAACTACAAGATGCTATAAgttaaaaaacaacaaaatgctGCTAAAATAAATAGGTGAACAttagaaaaagatttaaaaacaagtcataaaaaaaatatatgtgcaATCTCAACATAATGCATTGTACTCATTTCTTCACTTTTTTCGTCTTGCTAATACCTAATATTTGTTTGCAGGTTATAAGGATGAGTGATTTTGGTGATGCCAAAAACATCTTTTACTTTAGGGAAGTTGATGATGCTGATAAACTATATGAAGCAATTAAAGCAAAGAAGAATGGCAAAGCTGTGGTTGTTGGAGGTGGATACATTAGTATAGAGCTGAGTACAAGATTGAACGACAACGATCTTGATGTTACTATGATCTACCCAGAACCTTGGTGGATCTGCATGTGAAATATTCCCTTGAATTATTACTTAGGTTCTTATTGCTTTTTAAGATTGTCATGGAGGCAGACAATACATTGAGGTAGGAACAGAATCAACACTGACACCAGCCTCTTGCATAAGTGAAAAAAGAGAGAGGGCACGGTCGCCTTGGCCATGCATTCCATAGCCTGAAAGCATTGCATTCCATGTGACAGTGTCTTTGTTTTCCATCTCATGAAAGAATTTCTCAGAATAACTGAGTTGTCCACATTTAGCCTACACATCTATTAGGCTGTTTCCAGCAGGGGAACTATGCACAAATCCCATTCGGATTATGCAGGGGTGAAAAGCCATGGCCTCTTTCAATACCGAAAAACATGATACAGATGGAACTATGGTCACAAATGTCACAAATGGCCTCTTCCCTAGTTTAAACACTTTAATCACTACATAAATGAAAAGAATCCCTTGTCTCATTTTAATGGTTCCTGGACTTAATTATTGTACCGATAAATTTACAGGTATGATTGGTTGGCAAAGAGGAACCTTCGGTCTGGATACTTCGTGTGGGCAATGAGTGCTTACGGTTTAGGTATGCTATTTCTATGTTTGATTCTTGGTATGACTTTAGTTGGTAGGATGTGTCAAAGggtaatttttcataaaaactttTGGACTTTATTTACTTTGTTACAAAATTGAGCCGGCTCACTTTCGGACCAGAATTAGGATGTGGATGAGAATTGAGATCACTGTTTGCTTGGTGTCTTTACATCATTCCCTTGAACTTTGATCTGCAAGTCTTCTTATTACATATGTTGCTTTGAACTTGATGGATGGGCATGGTCAACCAGCATTGCTTTATATCGTCCCGTTTACTCTTGGTTAGTACAATTGTTATTTCAACATGTTCGGGTGGCTGCCGAAGGCACCTTCGAGAACTAATGTTAAACTTTATGCATGTTTCTTACTACGAGTTGTCATCGTAATTTACAAAAACTTGTATTGTTTTTAAAACCTTGGTTTTCTTCAAATGCAGGCACATTTTTGTCATTGGGAAAGAAGAGAGGTGAACTCAATCTTTTATGGACAAGAGGGAAACCAGAAATGCCTTGCCCTCATAACCAAGAGTCTCAACAATGAACGAAGTGATAATAGGTATAGTAGTATAGTGTAGCATAGGTGTTAGTTTAATCATGTTATTAGCATGTACTTATAGTTATATCAACAGCTAAGACTTTAAGATACTATTACTTTTGttagattagattttttattttattttttttcttagatAGGAGATGGTATGAGATAAGAAGTAAGAAGATTTAAGAGCTTCCTCTTTGGCAATTGTTTTTTACCTTAGGGAACATagtgttcttttgtaattatctTCTGGAAGTTTGCTTATATGAGGGTGTGGCCAAAAATGATGTCTTTGTCAAGCAAATGGCAATAAGGCAAGAGACATCACAGTCAACTCTCAATGAAGTGGCCCGGCAGAGGATGGTgacaagagaaaaaagaaaaagaaaaagaaaacgaaaatgaAAACTGTTGTATGAAGATGAAAGATTATGGTTATGTTACTTATaactaaaattgaaattgaagttgGATAAATTTCATTTTCCAAGTATATTCTGTGATGAAATATCATTAATGTAGGCTTGGCTCATGTCCCTTGTTTTACTCATTTAAGTCATTTTCTTCCTCTATTTCTTCCAAGATCCCAAGTCACCCTTAATGAAGTAGTCTTACTCAAGTTGTAAATATTGATTATTGATTTCagaggtgaatgccaataacacaGTATCACTCAAATTTTTCATCGAATtaaacataaataattaattttaggtatctataatttaattaaattctcGATTAGCAACTTTAACTTATAAAGTTTGTAAATAGATTCAATTAGATATTGAGTAACTattgttattgttttttttttcttctagaaAAATATTCAATTGGATGTTGCACTtgtacaatttattttttaaaataaaaaactatatcTACAAGTTTTTGGTCATGGACTAGAAACCCAAATCAACTAGCCCATAATGAATTCTGACGCAGGCCCTTTCTGTTTAATCTCTATGATCTGCTAAAGATTCCTGAGGTGGGTCTAATATTTATCAGCAATACTTCTCCAGATACCTTTTACTCTTCTAACATGGGTTATGTGGAGCCTATCCCTGTATACTTTCCTGATTACACAGATGCTGATCTTTGCAAAATATTGTCGAGAAACCAAGCAGACTCGAAGCTGTATTCTTCATTCTTGGAGTAAGACATCTTATTACTATTACTTTCCTTTCTCAGATTTACCTAATCTCATagtgaatttttgtttatttttcatgcaGTGTAGCTTTAAGGTCTTTCTTTAGGGTTACTAGGCAGGTTGATGAATTGTCCACTGCCTTCAAACCACTATACGAAAAATATTGTGAACCTTTAAGCGATAAAAGAGTCTTTCCTAATGGAGACAAAGACAAAGACATGAAGAGAAAGTTATTTAGTCATATCAATCCTGATACTATTACTTTTGttagattagattttttattttattttttttcttagatAGGAGATGGTATGAGATAAGAAGTAAGAAGATTTAAGAGCTTCCTCTTTGGCAATTGTTTTTTGCCTTAGGGAACATagtgttcttttgtaattatctTCTGCAAGTTTGCTTATATGAGGGTGTGGCCAAAAATGATGTCTTTGTCAAGCAAATGGCAATAAGGCAAGAGACATCACAGTCAACTCTCAATGAAGTGGCCCGGCAGAGGATGGTgacaagagaaaaaagaaaaagaaaaagaaaacgaaaatgaAAACTGTTGTATGAAGATGAAAGATTATGGTTATGTTACTTATaactaaaattgaaattgaagttgGATAAATTTCATTTTCCAAGTATATTCTGTGATGAAATATCATTAATGTAGGCTTGGCTCATGTCCCTTGTTTTACTCATTTAAGtcattttctttctctatttcttCCAAGATCCCAAGTCACTCTTAATGAAGTAGTCTTACTCAAGTTGTAAATATTGATTAtttagaagaaaaaggaaaaaatcaTCAATATAACCAAATATCACATGCAATCATGAACCAAATGGGTAGCAAAAGGAAAAACCATCTTCCAAATGATCAATCCAGACCCATGAATTACACTCTTCTCTTCAATCTCATCTTATATGGAATGAGTTTTAAATCATTACTTAtgtgaagaaaaaaaattactcCAACAACTACAGAGTCTACGAGTCACATTAGGAGTACAAAAATGAATATATGATCACAACCCAATTTTTAACAATTTGTCAACACAGAAATGGATCAGAGTAAGAAACTTCTTTCAAAACTCAAGCAATCAATGCACAAAGATACAACATTATTACATACAAGCCCATCctactatttattttctattggcACAAGAGGCAGCCTCCAGCATCAAATTGTGCCTGGGGCCAAGGACCAATAATGAATAAAATTGAACAGTGAAttagaaaaacaaataaataactgACATGTAGCACTTTCCTAAGGCTTGTCAGCACCTCTCAAAATTGTTCAAGCCACAGGCCATTTGTGTGGGGGCTTGTAAGGATCCATTTTCCGCTGATTCCTTCTTGTTTGTGTGACAGTATCATGAGGTCAAGTCCTCTGCAtagataaatttttaattagtgtAGTGAATCAAAAGACATAAGTGGATGAAATGACATtaaatactattatttttatagCATGttatatcagaaaacagaaagcaataATCATGGCAAAGTGGTGTATTAACTACACACTGAATAAACTAGAGAGTTATTCAGGAGAACAATAAACGAGTCAGTTACCAAATTCATCATGCCAATTCAAAAGGGTAAGGAAAGAAATCTCTCTGGCA is a window encoding:
- the LOC107637109 gene encoding origin of replication complex subunit 5-like; the protein is MGYVEPIPVYFPDYTDADLCKILSRNQADSKLYSSFLDVALRSFFRVTRQVDELSTAFKPLYEKYCEPLSDKRVFPNGDKDKDMKRKLFSHINPDTITFGT